Proteins from one Xenopus tropicalis strain Nigerian chromosome 1, UCB_Xtro_10.0, whole genome shotgun sequence genomic window:
- the cks2 gene encoding cyclin-dependent kinases regulatory subunit 2: MSFKNIYYSDKYSDENYEYRHVMLPKELAKQVPKTHLMSEEEWRRLGVQQSLGWVHYMIHEPEPHILLFRRPLPKEQQK; the protein is encoded by the exons ATGTCATTCAAAAACATTTACTACTCGGACAAGTACTCGGATGAGAACTACGAGTACAG GCATGTTATGTTACCTAAGGAGTTGGCCAAGCAAGTCCCAAAAACTCATTTAATGTCTGAAGAAGAGTGGCGAAGGCTTGGTGTCCAGCAAAGCCTTGGATGGGTCCATTATATGATACATGAACCTG agccGCACATTCTACTTTTTAGAAGACCCCTTCCAAAAGAGCAacagaaatga